In a genomic window of Scomber japonicus isolate fScoJap1 chromosome 17, fScoJap1.pri, whole genome shotgun sequence:
- the dtl gene encoding denticleless protein homolog gives MLFRSVVDRRVGRRRQNALPAEPWPKYPLSSLLAGYQCVRHDEHVSYGNLGESVPPFGLAFSSAGHLQNILAAANEEGIVRIYNTESRENPILKEWLAHENAVFDIAWVPGEAQLVTAAGDQMARLWDVKSGEMLGSFKGHLCSLKSVACAPQEKAVFCTGARDGNIMVWDTRCSKKDGFYRQVKRISGAHNKAETNSLSKTKKRRPSMRGMAPSVDTQQSVTVVLFRDEHTLISSGAVDGVIKMWDLRKMNVHRYDPVPLQTYAYPGSSMRMRLGYSGLVLDSTRSNVMCNCTDDNIYMFNVSGIKTSPVAVFGGHQNSSFYIKSTISPDDQFLASGSSDNHSYIWKISDPKHPPMMLQGHDEEVTSVAWCPNDFTKIASCSDDHTVRIWRLHREMDGAQSSVGEANLVGWARPKSPSRPSRQTETTPAKNQRTESLGGLASPQLAACAPSGAALPLPSSTTSPVHSQEAKATPVRQRTPCSIKQWLSPSHRSPSQVSPQLRRVLSPCSQSPVSSSNSPTERRAKRRLETGAGSSASCEDAERCDCVTELYPAAKRSRALSGICCPAQESRVETNSHTEDKQVSLRQIGKENCSPRATDWLSAMGQKMKKGHGSPSTPRSPSASKRLEGKTPASPTTRSPQNMKKISTYFTPRPNE, from the exons ATGCTGTTTCGCTCAGTTGTTGACAGACGAGTCGGCAGACGAAGGCAGAACG CCCTTCCTGCAGAGCCCTGGCCCAAATACCCTCTGAGCTCTTTGCTAGCGGGCTACCAGTGTGTTCGTCATGATGAGCACGTCTCCTATGGCAACCTGGGTGAATCCGTGCCACCGTTTGGACTAGCGTTCTCTTCTG CGGGGCACTTGCAGAATATTCTTGCAGCGGCTAATGAAGAAGGCATTGTGAGGATCTACAACACAGAGAGCCGTGAAAACCCCATACTTAAAG AATGGCTGGCCCATGAGAATGCCGTCTTTGACATAGCGTGGGTACCAGGGGAGGCTCAACTG GTAACTGCTGCAGGTGACCAGATGGCCAGATTGTGGGATGTGAAGTCAGGGGAGATGTTGGGCAGCTTCAAGGGTCACCTCTGCAGCCTCAAATCTGTTGCATGTGCACCACAAGAGAAag CTGTGTTCTGCACTGGAGCCAGAGATGGAAATATTATGGTCTGGGACACCAGGTGCAGCAAAAAAG atGGATTCTACAGACAGGTGAAACGGATCAGTGGTGCTCACAACAAAGCAGAGACAAACTCTCTGTCTAAAACAAAGAAGAGGCGGCCCAGTATGCGTGGCATGGCTCCCAGTGTG GACACCCAGCAGAGTGTCACAGTGGTTTTGTTTCGGGATGAACACACCCTCATCTCCTCTGGGGCTGTGGATGG AGTAATCAAGATGTGGGATCTGAGGAAGATGAATGTGCACCGTTATGATCCGGTCCCACTGCAGACCTATGCATACCCGGGTTCTTCTATGCGCATGCGATTAG GTTATTCCGGTCTTGTCCTGGACTCCACAAGATCTAATGTCATGTGCAACTGTACTGATGACAACATTTACATGTTCAACGTCAGTGGAATAAAAACAAGCCCAG TGGCCGTTTTCGGTGGGCACCAAAATTCCTCCTTTTACATCAAGTCCACGATTAGCCCAGATGACCAGTTCTTGGCCAGTGGTTCAAGTGACAATCACTCATACATCTGGAAG ATCTCTGATCCCAAACATCCTCCAATGATGCTTCAAGGTCACGATGAGGAGGTGACATCGGTTGCCTGGTGCCCAAATGATTTCACTAAG ATTGCTTCCTGTTCTGATGACCACACTGTGCGGATCTGGCGGCTTCACCGGGAAATGGACGGAGCCCAGTCTTCAGTAGGAGAGGCTAATCTTGTAGGCTGGGCACGTCCTAAGTCTCCCTCAA ggccTTCACGCCAAACTGAGACAACCCCTGCCAAGAACCAGAGGACAGAGAGTCTTGGAGGACTGGCTTCACCCCAGCTAGCTGCCTGTGCACCCAGTGGCGCCGCCTTGCCTCTACCCTCCAGCACCACCTCACCAGTCCATTCTCAGGAAGCCAAAGCCACTCCTGTTCGCCAGAGAACTCCGTGCTCCATTAAACAGTGGTTGTCCCCCAGTCACAGATCTCCAAGTCAGGTCAGCCCGCAGCTCCGTAGGGTGCTAAGCCCTTGTTCCCAGAGCCCAGTGAGCAGCAGCAACTCTCCCACAGAGCGGAGGGCCAAACGCAGGCTGGAGACCGGTGCCGGTTCATCTGCCAGCTGCGAGGATGCAGAGCGGTGCGACTGCGTTACAGAACTCTACCCCGCGGCCAAGAGAAGCCGAGCCCTGTCCGGCATCTGCTGCCCTGCTCAAGAGAGCCGGGTAGAAACAAACAGTCACACAGAGGACAAACAAGTCTCGTTAAGACAGATTGGCAAGGAGAACTGCTCTCCCAGAGCGACGGACTGGTTGTCAGCAATGGGCCAAAAGATGAAGAAAGGTCACGGGAGCCCCAGTACTCCCCGAAGCCCCAGTGCCTCAAAGAGACTTGAAGGCAAGACACCAGCTTCACCG ACCACCCGTTCTCcacaaaatatgaagaaaatctCCACATATTTCACGCCAAGGCCCAATGAGTGA
- the ints7 gene encoding integrator complex subunit 7, which yields MSLSTARSFLSEACYGEQELDANSALMELDKGLRSGKLGEQCEAVVLFPKLFQKYPFPILINSAFLKLADIFRLGNNFLRLCVLKVTQQSEKHLEKILNVDEFVKRVFSVIHSNDPVARAITLRMLGSLASIIPERKNAHHSIRQSLDSHDNVEVEAAIFAAASFSAQSKDFAAGICNKVSEMIQGLDTPVELKLKLIPMLQHMHHDASLASSSRELLQHLVNSYPSTPMVIVTLHTFTQLAASSLIDIPKQLQLLLQYLKDDPRKAVKRLAINDLKLLAKKAPHLWIRENTQTLCECALTSPYSSLKLGMLAVLSTLSGTIAIKQYFHNITGSSSVPPRLTDLVKLAQECCYHSNLAVAAHGIIVLTNIAISYPEKDIVQLEQDTVLGVESLLMLCSQDNSPTAQATLKTALTSLVKLLKIRQHLSQSAVEFLLGQLHLSCDSSRVLMCHALAAIATHLPVLGDGMLGDLVDLYRVASHSSTDKQQELLVSLATVIFVASQSSLSAEVKTVIKQQLENVANGWTVYRIARQASRMGCHEFSSELYQSLRTRVASEHFYFWLNSLKEFSQAEQCLSYIEDGDYSGAMTAIAEALRSYQKGIASLTAASTPLSPLTFQCEFIKLRIDTLQALSQLICTCNSLKTSPPPAIATSIALTSGNELQRCGRISMQMKVCMDEFRSLAARYSDLHQSSFDADYATLRNVELQQQSCLLVSHVIEALILDPQAASFQEYGTLGVVQTESEYERRMMSVFNRVLEEVEGLAKKHPPVSHLHTGCLCDAVIALLKVPLSFQRYFFQKLQSTSIKLALSPSPRTPSEPIPVQNTQQLTLKVEGVVQHGSSPGLFRKIQSVCLNVTSVLQSKTGPDYKIALDTKTNEIEQRVEPHNDYFSTQFLLNFSILGTHTVTVEASVVDESGIEWKTGPKTTVSVKSLEDPYSQQLRHQLQQSGAQPAPQRSAYARF from the exons atgtcgCTTTCCACTGCACGGTCATTTCTATCAGAGGCTTGTTATGGAGAACAAGAACTGGACGCCAACTCCGCTCTCATGGAGCTGGACAAAG GGTTGCGGTCCGGGAAGCTTGGAGAGCAATGTGAGGCTGTGGTGCTCTTCCCCAAACTCTTCCAGAAGTACCCTTTCCCTATCCTCATCAACTCTGCCTTTCTGAAACTCGCAGACATCTTTAGACTTGG AAACAACTTCCTGCGCCTCTGCGTGCTGAAAGTGACCCAACAGAGTGAGAAACATCTGGAAAAGATTCTCAATGTGGATGAATTTGTGAAGAGGGTGTTCTCTGTCATCCATAGCAATGACCCTGTGGCCAGAGCTATCACTCTAAG GATGCTTGGTAGTTTGGCCTCCATCATCCCAGAGAGGAAGAATGCCCACCACAGTATTCGCCAGAGTCTGGACTCTCATGACAACGTGGAAGTGGAGGCTGCAATATTTGCTGCTGCAAGCTTCTCTGCACAGTCAAA AGACTTTGCAGCTGGAATTTGCAACAAAGTCAGTGAGATGATTCAAG GTTTAGACACTCCAGTGGAGCTGAAGCTGAAGTTAATCCCCATGCTGCAGCACATGCACCACGACGCTAGCTTGGCATCCAGCAGCAGAGAGCTTCTACAGCACCTGGTCAACTCCTACCCCTCCACCCCGATGGTCATCGTCACCCTGCACACTTTCACCCAGCTGGCTGCCTCTTCCCTCATCGATATACCCAAACAG CTACAGCTTCTCCTTCAGTACCTGAAAGATGACCCGAGAAAAGCCGTCAAGAGACTTGCAATTAATGACTTAAAGCTGCTGGCTAAAAAGGCTCCTCATCTGTGGATCAGAGAAAACACTCAG ACCCTCTGTGAGTGTGCGTTAACCAGCCCCTACAGCAGTCTGAAGCTGGGGATGTTGGCTGTACTCTCCACCCTTTCTGGAACAATCGCAATCAAGCAGTATTTTCATAATATCACAG GTAGCTCTTCAGTTCCCCCCCGGCTGACTGACCTTGTTAAACTGGCACAAGAATGCTGTTACCACAGTAACCTGGCAGTGGCTGCACACGGGATCATAGTGCTTACCAACATTGCCATTTCCTATCCAGAAAAAG ATATTGTACAGTTGGAGCAGGACACAGTTTTGGGGGTGGAGTCCCTTCTGATGCTTTGCAGTCAAGACAACAGCCCCACTGCCCAGGCCACGCTCAAA ACGGCCCTCACGTCATTGGTTAAGCTGCTGAAAATTCGCCAAcatctcagccaatcagctgtgGAATTCCTGCTGGGCCAGCTCCACTTATCCTGCGACTCCTCTCGTGTCCTCATGTGTCACGCTCTGGCAGCCATCGCCACCCACCTGCCGGTGTTGGGCGACGGCATGCTGGGAGATCTAGTGGACCTGTACAGAGTGGCTAGTCACTCCTCCACTGACAAGCAGCAAGAGCTTCTG GTTTCCTTGGCAACAGTGATTTTTGTTGCCAGCCAGTCGTCTCTTTCAGCAGAAGTGAAGACTGTcatcaaacagcagctggagaATGTTGCTAACGGCTGGACGGTGTACCGCATCGCACGGCAAGCTTCACGCATG GGGTGTCATGAGTTCTCCAGCGAGCTGTACCAGAGTCTGCGGACCCGCGTAGCCTCAGAGCACTTCTACTTCTGGCTAAACAGCCTGAAGGAATTCTCCCAGGCCGAGCAGTGCTTGAGTTACATAGAGGACGGAGACTACAGCGGAGCCATGACTGCCATCGCCGAAGCCCTGCGCTCCTACCAAAAGGGCATCGCCTCCCTCACA GCTGCCAGCACTCCCCTGAGCCCTCTCACATTCCAGTGTGAGTTCATTAAGCTGCGGATCGACACCCTGCAAGCCCTGTCACAGCTCATTTGTACCTGCAACAGCCTGAAGACCAGCCCTCCTCCCGCCATTGCTACAAGCATCGCCCTCACCTCAGGCAACGAACTGCAGCGCTGCGGACGTATCTCCATGCAG ATGAAGGTATGCATGGATGAGTTCAGAAGTCTGGCAGCTCGCTACTCCGATTTACACCAGTCATCGTTTGACGCTGACTACGCCACCCTCCGTAATGTGGAGCT ACAACAACAGAGCTGTTTGCTTGTCTCTCATGTCATAGAGGCTCTGATACTGGACCCGCAGGCAGCCAG TTTTCAGGAGTACGGCACCCTCGGGGTGGTTCAGACTGAGAGCGAATATGAGCGACGGATGATGTCAGTCTTTAACCGTGTGCTGGAAGAAGTGGAGGGGCTCGCCAAGAAACACCCCCCTGTTTCACACTTG CATACAGGTTGTCTGTGTGATGCTGTCATAGCTTTGCTGAAGGTGCCGCTGTCTTTCCAGAGGTACTTCTTCCAAAAGCTCCAGTCGACCAGCATTAAG CTGGCTCTGTCTCCATCACCACGAACACCAAGTGAACCAATCCCAGTGCAGAACACCCAGCAGCTGACTCTCAAGGTAGAAGGAGTGGTGCAGCACGGTTCGAGCCCAGGGCTCTTCAGGAAGatccagtctgtctgtctcaacGTTACTTCAGTTCTCCAGAGCAAGACAGGGCCTGACTACAAG ATTGCGCTTGACACAAAAACTAATGAGATCGAGCAGCGGGTAGAACCCCACAACGACTACTTCAGCACCCAGTTCTTGCTGAATTTCTCCATACTGGGCACTCACACCGTCACCGTGGAGGCCTCCGTGGTGGATGAGAGCGGCATTGAGTGGAAGACCGGGCCCAAGACGACAGTGTCAGTCAAGTCCCTGGAGGATCCGTACTCACAGCAGCTGCGCCACCAGCTGCAGCAAAGTGGAGCCCAGCCCGCTCCACAGAGGAGTGCGTACGCTCGTTTCTAG